The DNA region ATTGATGTGGTGTATGAAATAAGAACAGGGAACAATAATCTCATATGAAAATTCCGATGTCCAAGTTGGTCATTTTTACTTCTTTGGTTATTGCAATTTGAAATGATGGTTGACAAGGGATAATTTTAGAATAATTTGTCATAGATATTAGAATCTTAAAAATGGCACTTATATATGCTGGCTGTTTAAAAATCTGATTAGATTTTCTTGATTATACTGACTGAATTCGTTTGCCTAGGAAATGAAACTCAGGCCATCAATCTTTTTTATTGTGAATGAGTTCTCTGCCTATATTTTCTCACTTATTTCCTATTGTCTACAGAGCACCCCAGCCTTGGGAAGAACCCGGATCCTCAAAGCTTTCTCTTAGTGGTACACCAGCCGTGGAGGAAAATGCATCTGTTCCAAATCAGTCTGAAAGGAAGGCTGAAGATGCTTCTGAGGATGAAAGTAGAAGAAAGAGAAGTGAAGAGAGGAAGGAAGATAAACGTGAAAGGCGTGAGAAGAGGCATTCACGCGAGGACAGAAAGCACGAGAAGCGTGAGAAGAGGCATTCTCGTGATTCAGACGACAGGAAGAGACACAAGAAAGATAAGAAGAGAAGACATGATTCAGATTGAATATGGTCTTCTGTTGGTTGTCATCATCCAATGTGATTTTTAATCAGTTTCATAACCAAGGGTTTATCTTGTCAAATTAGTCAGCAATCCAAAAGCCTGAGTTTACCGTATCAAGACATTGGTACTAACAGTCAAGGTATTCTTATGTGGTGTTTAAAGTTGGAAAGTCTTGTAAAAGAGAAATGAAGCCAAACGCATCTATTTAATGCTTTGAAATTGGAGTGTTTTGTTGTGTAAAAATTGAAGTATGTCTTAGGTTACTTCTTTGCCTTGATGAACTGTCATTTGAGCTAACTTGATCCTTCAATGTTAATTATTTAACTTTGAAAGAGGCCACTTACTTGCACAGTGTGGTCAATGAGCAAACCACTAACATATGTATTTGCATCTTTTTATGTTCTTTGGTCTGAAATAAAAGCAactagaaaaagaaaatgtaatGCTGACAGAAACTAGTGTTCGTATAGGGACAGAAAGATCAACATTTCCGTAACTCCATCACTATTTTCTGTCCCAAGAAAATACTACTCCATCACCGATGATGTCTTTTAGGTTCATGAAAAATTGAAGAGAAAGGTTGAGTGAGTTGTATTTTACATCTCCTTTACTAAGTGACCTTTTATTGGTTTGCAAATTGCAATATTATCAATGTAGTGAAATATACAAGTAACTATAATCAATAGGGTAAGTTAGACAACCACTTTTTTCTATGCTTCATAACAAacaaaaataagttttttttaattgtacAACTTGTCAAATCCTGTGAACATTCCAGTTTCTTTCACGACATGTTTTACATCcaaatcaaaatataatttgTAGCTGGTGTAATCTTGCACTGAAGCAGGATGCTACTAGTCATCTTTGTCATTTTTGTCATCATAGTAACTGAAAGGATGAGGAACCGACTTGAAGGCACGGTAGTTTCCAACATTGTTCAAGTGCTCGTTCTCCAACCTGAGTCATTGGAAACCATCATCCATGTAAGTAATGCCACTCCTCACACTGCTACTTCTTTATACAAAAATGTTAAAAGAATACACATACAAAAGCAAATGCCATAAAATTTGGTTTCTTGTCAACAAATTTACCTAAAGAAGTTCCAAATGCCACGGCGAATGATTTCAAGGCAGGAAATAAATGTTGTGATTGCCACTTTATGAAGAGGTTTCCAGTTGAGTTCAAGCACCAACTGCGCCCAGCAAAGTCTAAGAACTACATTCAGGACCTGTGGATTTACCAAGAGAGATTGAATGATAATCTATACaagaacaatatatatatagaagaccACAAGTCTTTGTTACCATGGCTAAGAAGTAAACACTTTTATGTGGAACTACTAGTTTATCTCTCAAATAGGGATTCTTTGAGTGCCTCTGCAGAAGCCCCCAATCTTTGACGATGTCCCAATATGTGTTCAGCATTATTGTCACAACTGAACTTATGAGTGCCAACACTTTCCAAGTGCTTCCCTTCTTTCTTTCAAAGGCAGTCCTTATGATCACGGCAACAATTGTTGAAAGATACTTTGAACCATTGATTGCATGGTCCATATCTCTGTCTTCATACAATTGACGCATGCACTGCACAAATGTTACTAGTGTATGAGATACCTAGAAGGCGGATTAGGATCCTCTCATGTGAAATTTCTCTCATGCTACCAAATGTTAAAATTTTGTgtcttatctctctcttcataaaCATTTTAAGGACCTCACCTATACCAATTTAATAGGTACATATGAAGAGGATTTGAATGAACCTGTGCGAGGCGAAACCAATAAGGAATGACTCCAGCCATGACATACAGTCCATTGTAGAAACCATAACCTTGGCATTTGCTTTCCCTCCTTGAACGTTCTCCAAGGCCATAATAGCATATGTAAAGCACAAAACTCCTGAAGGCTTGGAACTGAAGTCAAAATTAGAAAATGGGATTACTGTATCAAATTATCAAACATTGATCTGTTTATGACATGAAATCCAAGGGAGTACGAGACCTGGCTTGTAAGCTGATCAGCTAAGAAGAAATCTGCAAGTGTTACCTGCAAAGATAAGTTAGTTTTGAATTGCATCCATCTAGTCCTTTAAACTGTCGTTCAAAATTTTGTTCTGTTTCTATTACCGGGAAAAGAGGGGCACATATGCAACGAAATAAAcacttgatgaagaagaaacgACTTGAACGGTATACAATGTTGAAAGGGCAAAAGGTGATCAAAAGAACAAGCTGCACATGAAACAAAAAgttcaaaaaataattgaagAGGTCACTCAAGTGTAGTTCAGAACAAATTGTGGTCAGGACTTTGTCTGGATACCAATCAAAAAGTATGAAAACGAAAAAATAACACATCCCGGCTCCGCCTTCGCTTTCATACGTTCTGACGAGTATCCAAACGGACTCTCAACGACCAATGGCTGAAGCAGGTGAAATTTTGAAACTATGTATGAAATACTCAATCTAGAGGTTGTTGTCCAAATAAATTAAGCATCTTACAACAACTAAGCTCAGAGGAACAAGTTCAGTGGCCGTCTTGTAGCTTCTAGTATTTTGGTTCATTTCCAGCTGCAAATTTATCAAGAAACATAGCACTGCAACCACTGCATGACCAGTGGTAAGAAGGAACACTTCTCTATGATCCAACTCAGTTCCAGGCCTGAAGCCAAATAAGAATGGATAATTCACCCGATAACGCTTCCAATAGTATGTGTTTGCAGCATACATAAGCATATGTAGAGTGATATATCCAAATAGACTGCAAGAAATTACACCAATCTTAAACAATGCATAGACTGGATTTGATAACAGAAAATGAGTCACCATGAATATAAAGGAAACATAATAAAAGCGAAGTTGAATCTTTAATCAGCATACATACAGATAAGAAACAAGTTTCTCAAATGTACTGTCACCTGTATAGTGGGAAAATGTTTTCCATGTAAAATGTCCCCACTTTGTTCTGCATTAATCGTTGAGATACTATTCTTAAAATAGTAGCAGCTAAAAGGGCAACAAAGCAACCAGAAAAGAAACCTATTGAGTAATAAGACAAGGTAAACATTAGTCGACAGAGTGCTCAGAGAAATACTTCAACTAGATCTTTCACACACTATTATTTTAAGCAGCATTGTTATTTACCTGTAAAAAATGTTATGCTGTGCCTTTCTCTTTTCATTTTTGACCTTAATAATTTTCTTCCCTTTTTGTGATTTGAATTTGAGAAGTTCCTGATGAAGGTAGACTCCACcttctccaaaagaaaattaaCCTAAACCAGATGAAGCGGATAGCATTGCTCAGAACATCATGATTATGCTGTGAATGGACACACATGATTCCAACAAACCTCATCAGAGCTTCCCAGATAGGAGTTATCCACTACTCTCATGTATGCCATTGATGCTGTTCTTGATGTAATCTTTCCAACcaaaaatattagaaaaaataatatgaaaTTAAACTAATCTTGTCAGAACTCTTCTTCTAAAGAGAAAAATCTTCTTTAAAATGTATTCAGTACAGTATTGAATTTCTgaagaatgaaatagaaaataaaagcgGAAGTTTCAAGGTACTAAATATGCTTCTAACCTTTTCATACTTCTTCATGATCTTAGAAAATGCTGAGAGGTTCATAAAACTGTTGCATCCAGTTGTATGAATATATAAGCACATGGTAACACtatttcagaaaagaaagaccaTTTGACTTTAATGGAAATTGAAAGGTCTATGATTTGTTTATTACCTGTAATCTTTGAGATGTAGGAGTTTCTGATAGAACTCAATAAAGACAAGTTTCAGTTGCCCTTCAATTTTTCTCAGCTCTTCTTTGTTGAAACTTAATTCATCATCATTGGAATCTGTAAATACACTTTTAATTGTTGATATTGGAGATTGAGTA from Lotus japonicus ecotype B-129 chromosome 2, LjGifu_v1.2 includes:
- the LOC130739798 gene encoding phosphate transporter PHO1 homolog 10-like, translated to MTFKKDFKQQMVPEWEKDYMDYEGLKRILKEVKSSKQTTYNRSLHHRFSIERALSGIHMHGSNHQVEGDIEDQVIDVKTLEQDGSKQVYETNFQKEHEEGGQAESRFFQKLDEELNKVNAFYKDQVEADKHEATLLSKQVEALVAFRVKVKDPDQGLQQMTSTSKEKMDQNHQQKDSMGGTEVDPVQQASRDTHPEEEAHKNYQRRDPMEILENVRIDNATQSPISTIKSVFTDSNDDELSFNKEELRKIEGQLKLVFIEFYQKLLHLKDYSFMNLSAFSKIMKKYEKITSRTASMAYMRVVDNSYLGSSDEVNFLLEKVESTFIRNFSNSNHKKGRKLLRSKMKRERHSITFFTGFFSGCFVALLAATILRIVSQRLMQNKVGTFYMENIFPLYSLFGYITLHMLMYAANTYYWKRYRVNYPFLFGFRPGTELDHREVFLLTTGHAVVAVLCFLINLQLEMNQNTRSYKTATELVPLSLVVLVLLITFCPFNIVYRSSRFFFIKCLFRCICAPLFPVTLADFFLADQLTSQFQAFRSFVLYICYYGLGERSRRESKCQGYGFYNGLYVMAGVIPYWFRLAQCMRQLYEDRDMDHAINGSKYLSTIVAVIIRTAFERKKGSTWKVLALISSVVTIMLNTYWDIVKDWGLLQRHSKNPYLRDKLVVPHKSVYFLAMVLNVVLRLCWAQLVLELNWKPLHKVAITTFISCLEIIRRGIWNFFRLENEHLNNVGNYRAFKSVPHPFSYYDDKNDKDD